In Arachis hypogaea cultivar Tifrunner chromosome 17, arahy.Tifrunner.gnm2.J5K5, whole genome shotgun sequence, a single window of DNA contains:
- the LOC112766180 gene encoding receptor-like cytosolic serine/threonine-protein kinase RBK2, protein MKGCQRRIIHKDIKASNILFSENFEPQISDFGLAKWLSDQWTHHTVCKVEGTFRYLPHKFFMHGIVDEKTNVYAYGVLLLELITGRQALDSSQKSLIMWAMINDILAHRKPARVFGSVFYCMLLAGYATLAIGTEWIFCPKQELISLVLCSCDVLLLLLTGTSSSLMLILLRSTLYIFS, encoded by the exons ATGAAGGGATGTCAAAGAAGGATCATTCACAAGGATATCAAGGCTTCTAATATTCTTTTCTCTGAGAATTTTGAGCCTCAG ATATCTGATTTTGGCCTAGCAAAGTGGTTATCTGACCAATGGACTCACCATACTGTTTGCAAAGTAGAAGGCACATTCAG GTACCTTCCCCATAAATTCTTCATGCATGGAATAGTAGATGAGAAAACTAATGTATATGCTTATGGTGTGCTATTATTGGAGCTAATCACTGGAAGACAAGCTTTGGATAGCTCACAAAAAAGTCTTATCATGTGG GCAATGATAAATGATATATTGGCTCACCGCAAGCCTGCAAGGGTTTTTGGAAGTGTTTTCTATTGCATGTTACTG GCAGGTTATGCTACCTTGGCCATAGGAACTGAGTGGATTTTTTGCCCCAAGCAAGAACTGATCTCTCTGGTGCTTTGTAGTTGCGATGTTCTTCTTTTGCTGTTAACAG GCACCTCCTCAAGTCTAATGTTGATTCTTCTTCGCTCCACTCTTTACATATTCTCTTAG